A stretch of Sebastes fasciatus isolate fSebFas1 chromosome 19, fSebFas1.pri, whole genome shotgun sequence DNA encodes these proteins:
- the LOC141757863 gene encoding mediator of RNA polymerase II transcription subunit 13-like isoform X1, whose amino-acid sequence MTTTANWVANGASLEDCHSNIFSLAELTGIKWRCYSFRGSGEYGPVISAPAQDDPVLRSFMRCVQANLLCVWRRKIKPDAKELWIFWWGEEPNLSDVIHHELEVAEEGLWECGLSYECRTLLFKAIHNLLERCLMDKGFVRIGKWFFKPHELEEKSLGNSEHLSCSFSFFLHGDSNVCTSVEIAQHQPAYHVTEHHVCLAQTSITPVQVVLSPYGLSGTLTGQAYKMSDPAARKLMEEWSYFYPVVLPQKEGSGEKEKEEASQAYDRNCHAAVEVIVGGVRMTYPAALVLIAQGDLPVEQSPPVLAAQGLSREPNHCSVPLTPPTSPQQPCSADSGFVTSISSVATPDSSMGVASISPKHSGKKLTCQVVHQAWRECYLNQPQHVPNPPTDVTPKKEVPNGVTMWDFNDLGARASCSCSRLKQQKLNLTATSTANPQTSANPSQSSGPSLYPPSLPKHKTSDKTEKADKQSKRPATIPFHHRLSVTQETSLEQDSPGGPQLGGLVALEQPLEPLSSCKYPKPLSNGRKAPESLLHSPMSPLPPTLSPHPRVQDPEVLDGPVDMHVCQDGTLGMGLITSETAVYAALLRQRENGAGWWRGFRTPRTDKTDYRPCELPSDKLEEVKTETATEGIPLKRLYTQTQKRFKISEERLRDHIDALGLFQQPGVEALREPGDDPYDFKEGDIEYTFSSSKRLKGQGREPSKKAKQGEEITSNGALPDGNDAMSIFNSAPKSDESSQDDAAAKANPSLTREKDLVVNISDLDNIFDEDEEELGHSTKLPVSTEDRPLGKEGRVAVPYPSTVADLQRMFPTPPSLEQHPAFSPIMTYRDTPSQEPPAPSGAADHLLPLASAHFTEYRMEIEEGMASPRQDDIKPQIGSSMFAPLSCLPSQILPQLKIPDQCYYRPSWALLPKMEHFPVMHPQNAFIRDGYTNVPSVNALTDQEYGQMSGTTASVGTSAGILPSPATPRFSVPTPRTPRTPRGINAASSGQGSVKQDGTELSSPASTPSTSLPLSSVEPHARPGPSLPEAHSLYAILLLSDSVLNVFKDRNFDSCCICACNMNVKGADVGVYIPDSTCEDQYRCMCGFSAIVNRRLAHGTGLFLEDELDIYGRTSEVGRAAERRLALCRRDPTMGDPRAKRPQDAAPTSPLVMILLQEHCSQPISSLASLHVPLSCSCHGRKGALLQSWMSEKQWADGSDACVDCYNALEQGLQYVDNSTGGKVDPAVVRSTALHSWPHTNVVDMNMLSSQDMVRMLLSLQPFLQDAIQKKRSGRTWENIQHVQGPLTWQQFHKMAGRGSYGSEESPEPLPIPPVLLGYDRERDFLALSPLALPFWEKLLLEPYGGQRDVAYVVLCPNSPSLLAAAQAFFQELSAVYETCRLGKHRPLAKVSRDGVVRVGEEVEPEKLEELDVDQWVTGPWTGQQHADNLSKLKLYAYACKQQLGPQLSALPLDSSLLLPPNVQPPSNPTSSSQPASSGQPQAWGPDGEHAPGAVSSGNASTPTAATSNQTGETTQGAPTDSKGPSSATPPANTPAEIPELTAEQSRIGIPTEADSTDGLANPPAIVIYIVDAFLSSSGARNEGGEEEEGEEVEASSIWLLGLLRCYTEMLQTLPESMRPALVLQVVPCQYLLQPASGESHFYLQHLRSLSFSCYSQCRRLMPQQTHIKSLTGFGPVSTVNSVLKGPEHPSPMQLYTPPFILSPARPKQPEQGEIWAEIPPKYNVLFVGYCLSHDQRWILVSCTDQQGELLETSIINIDVPNRARRPKVSARKMGLQKLWEWCIGIIQMTSLPWRIVIGRLGRLGHGELKDWSSLLGEHSLHSIGRQLKEACRMCGISAADSPSILSACLVAMEPQGSFVIMPDAVTMGSVFGRSTALNLQTSQLNTPQDASCTHILVFPTSATTQLAPSSYPTEDNNDDMFDLPFPDELENDIGHDMMLITGNLHPSPNTSPVPSPGSPSGMGMGSHFQHTKNQGERLMSRDSPPEELKQQPLALGYYVSTAQANGLPHWFWASCPQAESQCPLFLKASLHHHISIAQTDELVSDKTKRTPHPLDSKTTSDVLRFVLEQYNALSWLTCTPATQDRQSCLPVHLAVLIQMYNAILNML is encoded by the exons CGAACACCTATCatgctccttctccttcttcctccacgGGGACAGCAACGTGTGCACGAGTGTGGAGATCGCCCAGCACCAGCCGGCATACCACGTCACGGAGCACCACGTCTGCCTTGCGCAGACCTCCATCACACCTGTACaag TGGTCCTGAGTCCGTACGGTCTGAGCGGCACTCTGACAGGTCAGGCCTACAAGATGAGTGACCCAGCGGCGCGGAAGCTGATGGAGGAGTGGAGCTACTTCTACCCCGTGGTACTTCCTCAGAAAGAGGGAAGtggagaaaaggaaaaagaggaagCAAGCCAGGCCTACGATCGCAACTGTCACGCGGCAGTGGAGGTCATCGTAG GTGGAGTAAGGATGACCTACCCAGCTGCTTTAGTGCTGATAGCCCAGGGAGACCTACCAGTAGAGCAGTCTCCACCTGTTCTTGCAGCTCAGGGCCTCAGCAGGGAGCCAAACCACTGCAGCGTGCCGCTCACACCGCCGACGTCGCCGCAGCAGCCCTGCtcag CGGACAGCGGCTTCGTGACCTCCATCTCCAGCGTCGCCACGCCAGACAGCAGCATGGGAGTCGCCAGCATCAGCCCGAAGCATTCTGGGAAGAAGCTAACCTGTCAGGTAGTCCACCAGGCCTGGAGGGAGTGCTATCTCAACCAGCCGCAACACGT ACCGAATCCGCCAACTGACGTGACGCCTAAGAAGGAAGTGCCAAACGGAGTAACCATGTGGGACTTCAACGATCTGGGAGCGAGAGCGTCCTGCAGCTGCTCCAG GTTGAAGCAGCAGAAGTTGAATCTGACCGCCACGTCCACTGCCAACCCCCAGACTAGTGCCAACCCCTCTCAGTCCTCTGGCCCGTCATTATACCCTCCATCCCTGCCCAAACACAAGACCAGCGACAAGACAGAAAAGGCTGACAAACAGTCCAAGAGGCCGGCCACGATCCCCTTCCACCACCGTCTGTCTGTCACACAGGAGACCTCTCTGGAGCAGGACTCACCAGGAGGGCCCCAGCTTGGGGGTCTTGTGGCTCTGGAGCAACCGTTGGAGCCTCTGTCGAGCTGCAAGTATCCCAAACCCCTCTCCAATGGCAGAAAAGCCCCCGAGTCCCTTCTCCATTCGCCAATGTCTCCACTGCCTCCCACGCTCAGCCCACACCCCCGAGTGCAGGACCCAGAGGTCCTGGATGGGCCTGTGGACATGCATGTCTGTCAGGACGGGACTTTGGGGATGGGGTTGATTACCAGCGAGACAGCTGTGTACGCAGCCCTGCTGAGGCAGAGGGAGAACGGGGCCGGCTGGTGGAGAGGCTTCAGGACTCCCAGGACTGATAAGACTGACTACAGACCCTGTGAACTCCCTAGTGATAAATTAGAAGAGGTGAAGACAGAGACGGCCACTGAGGGAATTCCGCTAAAGAG ACTATACACACAGACTCAAAAGAGGTTTAAAATCTCAGAGGAGAGGCTGCGGGACCACATTGACGCTCTGGGCCTGTTCCAGCAGCCGGGCGTGGAGGCACTGCGGGAGCCCGGGGACGATCCATACGACTTCAAGGAAGGAGACATTGAGTACACTTTCTCCTCTTCCAAGAGGTTAAAGGGTCAGGGACGAGAACCCAGCAAGAAGGCCAAG CAGGGAGAAGAAATCACCAGCAATGGAGCACTGCCTGATGGAAACGATGCCATGTCCATTTTTAACTCGGCTCCAAAATCAG aTGAATCGAGTCAGGATGACGCAGCTGCCAAAGCCAACCCTTCTCTGACCCGGGAAAAAGATCTGGTGGTCAACATCTCTGATCTAGACAACATAtttgatgaagatgaggaagagTTGGGG CACTCCACCAAGCTGCCGGTATCGACCGAAGATCGCCCTCTGGGGAAAGAAGGCAGAGTTGCGGTACCTTATCCATCAA CAGTAGCAGACCTCCAGAGGATGTTTCCCACGCCACCCTCTTTAGAGCAGCACCCAGCCTTCTCTCCCATCATGACGTATCGCGACACCCCGAGCCAAGAGCCCCCTGCGCCCAGCGGAGCGGCCGACCACCTGCTGCCTTTGGCCTCCGCCCACTTCACTGAATACAGGATGGAGATTGAGGAGGGCATGGCCAGTCCCAGACAGGACGATATCAAG CCACAAATAGGCTCCTCCATGTTTGCTCCACTCTCCTGCCTACCCAGCCAGATTCTACCACAACTCAAGATCCCGGATCAGTGCTACTATCGTCCATCCTGGGCCCTCTTGCCCAAAATGGAGCATTTCCCGGTCATGCATCCTCAGAATGCTTTCATCAGAGACGGATACAC aaACGTGCCCAGTGTCAACGCCCTCACGGACCAGGAGTACGGCCAGATGAGCGGCACCACTGCTTCTGTGGGCACCTCTGCTGGCATCCTCCCATCTCCTGCCACTCCCCGCTTCTCTGTGCCAACTCCGCGAACCCCTCGCACGCCCCGGGGTATCAACGCCGCAAGCTCTGGGCAGGGCTCAGTGAAGCAGGACGGTACTGAGCTCAGCTCGCCGGCCTCCACGCCCTCCACCAGCCTCCCTCTCAGCTCCGTAGAGCCCCACGCTCGGCCGGGACCCTCCCTGCCCGAGGCCCACAGCCTGTACGCCATCCTCCTGCTCTCGGACTCCGTCCTCAACGTCTTCAAGGATCGCAACTTTGACAGCTGCTGTATCTGCGCCTGCAATATGAATGTCAAAGGAGCAGATGTGGGGGTGTATATCCCTGATTCTACTTGTGAAGATCAGTACCGCTGTATGTGTGGCTTCAGCGCCATCGTGAACAGGCGGCTGGCCCACGGCACGGGCCTCTTCCTGGAGGACGAGCTGGATATTTACGGTCGGACTTCTGAAGTAGGCCGGGCGGCCGAGAGGAGGCTGGCTCTTTGCCGGCGGGACCCAACTATGGGTGACCCCAGGGCCAAGCGGCCGCAAGACGCCGCCCCCACCTCTCCGTTAGTCATGATCCTCCTGCAGGAGCACTGCTCCCAGCCCATTTCCTCCCTGGCGTCACTGCATGTCCCCCTCAGCTGTTCCTGCCACGGCCGCAAGGGGGCACTGCTCCAAAGCTGGATGTCTGAAAAGCAGTGGGCCGACGGGAGTGATGCCTGTGTGGACTGTTACAACGCCTTGGAGCAGGGGCTGCAGTATGTGGACAACTCCACAGGAGGGAAAGTAGATCCAGCTGTTGTCAGAAGTACAGCTCTTCACTCCTGGCCTCACACAAATG TGGTGGACATGAACATGTTGTCGTCCCAGGATATGGTTCGTATGCTGCTGTCTCTGCAGCCTTTCCTACAGGATGCTATCCAGAAGAAGAGATCAGGACGGACCTGGGAAAACATCCAGCATGTTCAAGGTCCACTCACCTGGCAGCAGTTCCATAAGATGGCTGGGAGAGGTTCCTACG GTTCGGAGGAGTCACCAGAGCCCTTGCCCATCCCTCCGGTGTTACTGGGCTATGACCGGGAGAGAGACTTCTTGGCATTGTCCCCCTTGGCGTTACCTTTCTGGGAGAAGTTGCTGCTGGAGCCTTACGGGGGGCAGCGAGACGTGGCGTATGTGGTGCTGTGTCCCAATAGCCCCTCTCTGCTGGCTGCAGCCCAGGCCTTCTTCCAGGAGCTCAGCGCCGTTTATGAG ACGTGCCGCCTGGGGAAGCATCGCCCTCTGGCCAAGGTGTCCAGGGATGGCGTTGTGCGTGTGGGGGAAGAAGTGGAGCCAGagaagctggaggagctggatgTGGACCAGTGGGTGACTGGGCCCTGGACTGGACAGCAGCACGCCGACAACCTCAGCAAACTTAAACTCTACGCTTACGCCTGCAAGCAGCAGCTTG GTCCCCAGCTGTCAGCCCTGCCTTTGGACAGCAGTCTTCTGTTGCCTCCAAACGTCCAGCCTCCCTCGAACCCCACATCCTCATCCCAGCCTGCCTCTTCTGGGCAGCCTCAAGCCTGGGGCCCCGATGGCGAACATGCCCCCGGGGCCGTGAGTTCAGGAAACGCTTCGACCCCGACTGCAGCAACCTCAAACCAGACGGGGGAGACAACCCAAGGAGCACCCACCGACTCTAAGGGGCCTTCCAGTGCCACACCACCAGCCAACACACCAGCAGAAATCCCTGAACT CACTGCTGAGCAGTCTAGGATCGGCATCCCCACTGAGGCCGACTCAACGGACGGCCTCGCCAACCCACCAGCTATCGTTATTTACATCGTGGATGCTTTTCTTAGCTCGAGTGGAGCGAGAAACGAagggggagaggaagaagagggtgaAGAGGTGGAGGCCAGTAGCATTTGGCTACTAGGACTTCTTCGCTGCTACACAGAGATgctgcagactttgcctgagtCGATGAGACCTGCGCTGGTGCTACAG GTGGTGCCGTGCCAGTACCTTCTCCAGCCGGCCAGTGGTGAGAGCCATTTCTACCTGCAGCATCTGCGCTCCCTGTCCTTCTCCTGTTACTCCCAATGCAGACGTCTGATGCCCCAACAAACCCACATCAAGTCCCTGACTGGCTTTGGACCAGTTTCCACCGTCAATTCTGTACTTAAGGGTCCAGAG CATCCCAGCCCCATGCAGCTGTACACTCCCCCCTTCATCCTCAGTCCGGCTCGTCCCAAGCAGCCAGAACAGGGGGAGATCTGGGCAGAGATCCCTCCCAAATACAACGTGCTCTTTGTTGGATACTGCTTATCACATGACCAGCGCTGGATCCTGGTGTCCTGCACCGACCAGCAGGGGGAGCTCCTGGAGACCAGCATTATCAACATCGATGTACCCAACAG agCGCGACGCCCCAAGGTCTCAGCCAGGAAGATGGGACTACAGAAGCTGTGGGAATGGTGTATTGGCATCATCCAGATGACCTCACTGCCATGGAGGATTGTGATTGGTCGATTAGGCAGGCTGGGGCACGGGGAGCTAAAAG aCTGGAGCTCGCTTCTCGGGGAGCATTCCCTCCATTCAATCGGGCGCCAGCTGAAGGAAGCTTGTCGTATGTGTGGGATCTCAGCTGCTGACTCCCCCAGTATCCTCAGTGCCTGCCTGGTCGCCATGGAGCCACAGGGCTCCTTTGTGATCATGCCTG ATGCAGTCACCATGGGCTCAGTGTTTGGCCGCAGCACCGCTCTGAACTTGCAGACCTCGCAGCTGAACACACCTCAGGACGCTTCCTGTACACACATCCTCGTCTTCCCAACGTCTGCCACCACCCAGCTGGCACCCAGCTCCTACCCCACTGAGGACAATAATG acGACATGTTCGATCTGCCCTTTCCCGATGAGCTGGAGAACGACATTGGCCACGACATGATGCTGATCACAGGGAACCTCCACCCTTCCCCCAACACCTCTCCCGTGCCCTCGCCGGGCTCTCCGTCCGGGATGGGAATGGGATCACATTTCCAGCACACCAAG AACCAGGGAGAGCGCTTGATGTCCAGGGACAGTCCACCAGAGGAGCTGAAGCAGCAGCCGCTGGCTCTGGGCTACTACGTCTCCACGGCACAAGCAAATGGACTTCCTCACTGGTTCTGGGCCTCCTGCCCTCAGGCTGAGAGCCAGTGTCCACTCTTCCTCAAG GCCTCTCTCCACCACCACATCTCCATCGCCCAGACAGATGAGCTGGTGTCAGACAAGACGAAGAGGACCCCTCACCCCTTAGACTCAAAGACCACCTCTGATGTGCTCAG GTTTGTATTGGAGCAGTACAACGCCCTCTCCTGGCTGACGTGTACCCCCGCCACCCAAGACCGCCAGTCCTGCCTGCCCGTCCACTTGGCGGTACTGATCCAAATGTACAACGCCATCCTGAACATGCTTTAG